The nucleotide window CTGACCCTGGGTCTGTTTCTGCTGGTAATAAATGCGGTAATCGTATTGCTGGCCGATTGGCTGCTGGCTGGCTTCAAGCTGGATGGGTTTATTTCGGCGCTGATCTTCAGCATTGCCCTGTCGTTGGTGACGTCCGTAGTGGATATGGTGGTCGACTAAAATCAGCCAATTGGCAATAGGTACAAAAAAGCCTTCTAAGCAATTAGAAGGCTTTTTTGTGTGTCTGAGTTTAGTTACGCCACAAGGCGCGTGGTAAGAACACCCGGGCTCTTCGTGTTTATTGATGAAAAGGTGGCTAATTGTGGATAGTAGCTCACGCCGAGGCCTCTGCCGCAGCCCGGCGCCGGCGCCACACCCGGATACTCCAGACAACGACCAGAACCAGAATCCACAACGGCCAGGTGGTAACTAGACCTAGCAACAGATTAGTGCACAGCTCCCAGCCGCTGTAGAAAGCCTGCACCAGGCGGCTGCCGAAGGACAGAACTGGCGCATCCGGTGTTTTAAGCGTGATTACCTGGAAGTAGGAGAGATTGATAGTTGAATAGGAAACCTGGTCGTTCAGGGTTTTGAGCTTGCTTTCCGTGGCTTCAATGTCGGCGCGTACTTCCCCGATTTTGCCTTCTATTTCCAGCATCTCCGAGACCTTTTTGGCCTGTTTGAGCAGAGCAATGTAGCGCTGCTCCAGGGCCCGTTTGGTCGCCAGGCGGGCCGAAACATCGGCGTGCTCGGCCGTCACGTCGTCGGTGCCCAGCGTCTTCGACTCCAGGGTACCCAGGCCGTTCAGGCGGCTAAGCATGGCCGAAAAGCGGGAGGGCAGTACCCGAATCGTCATCTGATGTTCCCATTGCCCGTCTTCGCGCCGCTCGGAAGCGTCCGAAACGTAGGCCCCAAAGGCGCGGGTCAGGCTGTCCATGCGGGTGTTGGCCCGGGCCAGGTCATCGACTTTAACGCGCACGTTGGCGTGGTAAATAATCTTGCGCGTGGTGCCCGGCGCGGCCGTCACCCGAATAGGCTCATTGGCTTCGGGCGAGTCGGGTTGGTTGTTGCCACGCACTTCACTTTGTTCCCCTGCGCAGCTTCAGAAGTTACTACGGGGGAGCCTCCATTAGCTCATTCACTACCAGCTGTTTGTCATCTGCTTGCGTCGGCGCTGACGTATTAGAGCTGCAGGCCGTCGTGAAGAGCAGCAAAACGAGTAATTTCCAGGTGTAGGTACGCATGGGGCAAGAGGTGTTAAGAAAGTGAGCAGATCCAACATCCTCCGGCCTTCAGGTTCCCTTGCGTAACGCCTACTATATCGGCGGTAGTATATGCACAAAAAAGCCCGGCTTTGTACAAGGCCGGGCTTTTTCTGAAAATCAACTCAACCGAGCCTACAGACGACGAATTTGCGCACCCAGAGCGTTCAGACGCTTGTCGATGAACTGGTAGCCGCGGTCAATCTGCTCCACGTTGTCGATGACGCTACGGCCGTCAGCGGAAAGTGCGGCAATGAGTAAGGCCACGCCGGCGCGGATGTCGGGCGAGGTCATGCTGATGCCGCGCAGGGCGTTGCGCTTATCCAGGCCGATGACGATGGCGCGGTGCGGGTCGCAGAGGGTAATCTGGGCGCCCATGTCAATGAGCTTGTCGACGAAGAACAGGCGCGACTCAAACATCTTCTGGTGAATCAGCACGGTGCCTTTGGCCTGGATAGCCACCACCAGCACGATGCTGAGCAAGTCGGGCGTGAGGCCGGGCCAGGTGTGGTCCGATACGGTCAGGATGCTGCCATCGAGGTAGGTAGCAATTTCGTAGTGGTCCTGGGCCGGCACGTAGATATCGTCGCCGCGTACTTCGAGCTGAATACCCAGCTTGCGGAACGTGTCGGGAATAATGCCCAGCTCTGGTACCTGGCAGTCTTTGATGGTGATTTCGGAGCCTGTCATGGCGGCCAAGCCGATGAAGGAGCCTATTTCAATCATATCGGGCAGCATGCGGTGCTCGGTGCCGCCCAGGCTTTCCACGCCTTCAATGGTGAGCAGGTTGGAGCCGATGCCGTTGATTTTGGCACCCATGCGCACCAGCATTTTGCAGAGCTGCTGCAAGTACGGCTCACAAGCTGCGTTGTAAATGGTAGTGGTACCCTGAGCTAAGACGGCGGCCATGACAATGTTGGCCGTGCCCGTTACCGAGGCTTCGTCGAGCAGCATGTAGGTGCCGCGCAGACCGTTTTCAGCCTTGATACGGTAGAAATCGGTGCCTTCCAGCGTGAGCTTGCCGCCCAGCTTCTCCAGACCCAGGAAGTGGGTATCCATCGGCCGCCGACCGATTTTGTCGCCGCCGGGCTTGGGCAGCTGGCACTTGCCGAAGCGGGCCAGCATGGGGCCCAGAATCATGACCGAGCCGCGCAAAGCCCGGCCCTGGGCCACGAACTGCTCCGAGTCCAGATAATCCAGATTTACCGCATCGGCCTGGAACCGGTAGGTGTCGGTGGCGAGCTTCCCAACCTTGACGCCCATGTCGCGCAGCAGCTCGATGAGCTTGTTCACGTCGCGGATGTCGGGAATGTTGCTGATGGTGACGGGCTCGGAGGTGAGCAACACCGCACACAGGATTTGGAGGGCTTCGTTTTTAGCGCCCTGAGGCACGATTTCACCCTTCAGCGGATGGCCGCCGATTACTTCAAATGAAGCCATGAGAATGGTAGCTAGAGCTAAGCGCTGTTAGCTGTTGGCAGTGGTAGATAAAAGAAAAGCAGGGGAACGAGCCGCCCCTGCTACTAGCCAACCGCTCAAAGAGCCAGCGGCTAACGGCAAATATAGTTACTGGGGCGGCTGTTGAGGTTCCTGGCGGCCTTTTTTGCCACCCCGGCGTTGCTTGTCACGCCGGTTATTATTGCCCCGCGGCGGCCTTCCCGCTCACCTCTCTCGCCACGCTCCCCGCGCTCCGCCCGCTCGGCGCGGGGCTGGGGCACGATAAAAGGGGCCGGGCGGCCACCCGCTGCCGGAGCAGCAGCAAAGTCGAACAGATTGTTGGCGTCTACCTGGGCGGGGTCTAGCTCCAGCTTGCCGCCCGACAGCTCCTTGAGGTGCTTAAGGATGGTTACATCCTTCGCGTTTTCCTTGCTGTAGGAGCGGTACAAGAACTTCATGGTGCGGCCGATGGTGATGGTAGCCTGCTCCCGCTCGGCAGCATCTTCCAGGGCCAGAGCCTGCTCAATCATCACCTCCACGCTGCGGCCGTAGGCCTTGAGCTTGGGCGACTTGATGGGGTAGGCCACACGGGCCGGCTGCTTGGCCAGGATATCCAGGGCGTGCAGGGGAAAGGACTGTCCACGTCCAACTCGCCGTCGGTCATTTCGAACACGTGGTTCCAGACTTTGGCCTGGGCGTCGGGCTGCTCGCGCAGGGCGGGATTGAGGCGGAAGATGAGCTGCACGATCTGCTGGGCCCGCTTGGTGCGCTCCTCCCGATCTTCAATCGTGCGCAGCTGCTGAATCAGTTCGTAGGTGCTCTGCCCGTATTCGCGCAGCAGCAGCTCATGTTTAAAAGGCGAAGGTAATGCCATTGGAAAAAGGCGTAGCCGCTTTGAAAAGCAGCTGGTTAAGTCAGGAAGTAGGAGAGTGGGCTACACTCAGGCCGCTGATGTACAACGAGTAGCAAACCAGCAAACGGCCGTAAGCTGGTCAAGTTACGAGGTTACGGCTAGCTCAGCACCCGCAATTTCGCAAAACTCAGCAATAACGTCTTCTCACCGACCTCTTCGAACTCGATAATGGCCTTCGTGGAGCCTTGCTGGGCTTCGAGCTTGGTAACCTTACCGAAGCCAAACTTAGGGTGTTCCACGCGCTGCCCGGTTTGCAGGTTGCTCGTGTCGGAGGGCTGAAAATCAGCCGGTGGGGTGTAGCCCTTGGCCACCGTCTTACGCGGGGCGGGGGAATAAGGTTCGAGCGGCGCTCCACCACGTGGCCAAACGGCGACTCGCCGGGACCCGCGGAGGAGAACTTGAAGTCAACGAACTGGGGGTCAATTTCGTCGAGGAAGCGGCTTTTCTCGCAGCTGCGCAGGTTGCCCCACTGGTAGCGGGAGGTGGCGTAGCTCAGCGTAAGCTTCTTCTCGGCCCGGGTGATGGCCACGTAGAACAGGCGGCGCTCCTCCTCCAAATCAGCCCGGGAGGTTATCATCATCTGCGAGGGAAACAGGTTTTCCTCCATGCCCACGATGTAGACATTGCGGAACTCCAGACCCTTAGCCGAGTGAATGGTCATCATCGTTACGGCCTCGCCTTCGTCCTTGGCGTCCTTGGTGTCGGCGTCCGTCACGAGGGCAATGTCCTGCAGGAAGGAAGCCAACGACTTGTCTTCGCGCTCGGGGTCCTCGGTGTAGGCTTTCACCCCGTTGAGCAGTTCCTGGATGTTCTCGTAGCGGCTCAGGCCCTCAATGCTCTTGTCGGCGTAGAGCTCCTCAATCATGCCCGAGTTCTTGGCAATGAATTTGGCCGCCTCGAAGGCGTCTTCCTTGCCGGCCAGCACCGCGTAGCTTTTGATCTGCTCGGCGAAGGTTTCAATCGGGTTGGCAATGCGGGCCGTCAGGAAGGAATTGGCGTTGCTGACCACTTCCCACAGGGAGTGGTTGCTGGCCTCAGCCGTGTTGATCAGCTTGCTGATGGTCGTGTCGCCGATGCCGCGCTTGGGGTAGTTGATGACCCGCCGCAGGGCCTGCTCGTCGTTGTGGTTTACCGTCAGGCGCAGGTAGGCCACCAAGTCCTTGATTTCCTTGCGCTGGTAGAAGGAGAGGCCGCCGACAATCTTGTACTTGATGTTGAGCTTGCGCAGGGCTTCTTCCATGGCCCGGCTTTGGGCGTTGGTGCGGTACAGGATGGCGAAGTCATCATACGACAGATGCTGGTTCATCTTGTCCTCGTAGATGCTGTTGGCTACCAGCTTGCCTTCCTCGTTGTCGGAGGCGGCTTTGATGACCTCAATCAGGGTGCCTTCCTCGTTTTCCGAGAAGACGTCCTTGCGCAGCTGGGCCTTGTTGTTCTTGATGACCGAGTTAGCGGCCTTCACGATGTTCTTGGTGGAGCGGTAGTTCTGCTCCAGCTTAAACACCTGCAATTCGGGGTAGTCCTTCTCGAAGTTGAGAATGTTGGTAATGTCGGCCCCGCGGAAAGCGTAGATACTCTGGGCATCGTCGCCCACGACGCAGATATTGCGCTCCTTGGCCGAGAGCTTGCGCGTTATCAGGTACTGGGAGTAGTTCGTGTCCTGATACTCGTCGACCATCACGTACTTGAAGATGTTCTGGTATTTGTTCAGCACGTCGGGGTGGTCTTTGAAGAGCACGTTCGTGTTGAAGAGCAGATCATCAAAGTCCATGGCGCCGGCCTTGAAGCAGCGGGCGTGGTACTGCTGGTAGATAGCCCCGATTTTGGGGCGCAGGGCCGCGTCGTCGTCCTGGCGGATGACCGGGTCCTGCAGGTACTGCTGCACCGAAATCAGCTTGTTTTTAGCCGCCGAAATCCGGCCCAGCACCATGCTCGGCTTGTAGAGCTTATCGTCCAGGTCCATTTCCTTAACGATCTGGGTGATGAGCGTCTTGGAGTCCTGGGTGTCGTAGATGGTAAAGTGGCGGGGGAAGCCGATTTTATCGGCCTCGGAGCGCAGGATTTTGGCAAACACCGAGTGGAAGGTGCCCATCCACACGTTCTTGGCATCGGGGCCCACTACCTTTTCGATACGGGCGCGCATTTCCTTGGCGGCCTTGTTGGTAAAGGTCAGGGCCAGAATGTTGAACGGGTCGACGCCCTGCTCGAGCAGGTTAGCAATGCGGTAGGTCAGCACCCGGGTTTTGCCCGAGCCGGCACCGGCGATAATCATGCAGGGGCCGTCGATTTGCAGGACCGCGGCGGCCTGGGAGGGGTTCAGGAGTTTGTTGTAATCTAATGCCATTCGTCAAGTAAATCAGCGCCTCGGCTAAGGGGCAAAGGTAGGGCTTTGCCTGCGGAGTTGCAGCCTTCGAACTAGAGTTTCAGTTCGGGTTTGAACTGCTTCTCAACGCCGGGTGTATCTTTGCAGTTCGCTTCTTTGCAATTCCATGATTATCATTCAGAATACGGTCATCTCCGACGACGTGCGCGACAATTTCTTTGTCTGCAACCTGGAAGCCTGCAAGGGCGCCTGCTGCGTGGAAGGTGACCTGGGCGCCCCGTTGGAAACCCACGAGCTGCAGATCCTGCAGGATGAGTACCACAAGATCAAGCCCTTCCTGACCGAGGCCGGGCAGCAGGCCATTGAGCAGCAGGGCCTGTATATCAAGGACTGGGAAGGTGACTACAGCACAACCACCATCAACGACAGGGAGTGCGCCTACGCGCTGTATGACGAGCGGGGCATTCTGAAGTGCGGCATCGAGCAGGCCTACCTGGCCGGCGTGACGACCTTCAAAAAGCCCATCAGCTGCCACCTGTACCCGATTCGCATCACCAAGTACGAGGATTTCGAAGCCCTGAACTACGACCGGTGGAACATCTGCAACCCGGCCTGCAGCTTCGGGGCCAACCTGGGCGTGCGCATCTACCAGTTTCTGAAGGAGCCTTTGGTGCGCAAGTACGGGGAGGAATGGTACGAGGAGCTGGTCACCGAAATCGAAACCAACAGCCCGCCGGTGAATGCCTAGGGCAAAAAGGAAAAGGCCGACTGCAGAGTCGGCCTTTTTTGCGCCCGTGCGGGTGGTTTGCGACAAAATCGTTAGGGGTTGTAAATCAATAAGTAGGTGGGGTTGCGGGGCCGGGGTCGGAATGATAAGTTGCGGAGGCTTACCTACAAAAACGACTCCGTGCAAGACCAGCAACCCAGCGCCACCCCGGCCTCTGCCGCCGACACGACCCCGAAGGTCACCGGCATCGGCGGTATCTTCTTTTTCTCCGAAAACCCCGAGCAAACCCGGGACTGGTATGCCCGGAATCTAGGCCTGGAAGTGAATGAGTGGGGCGCGACCTTCGAATCCCGGGTGTAGACCGACCCGACGAGGTGCACTCCCTGCAATGGAGCCCTTTTCAAACTGGCAGCGAGTATTTCGCCCCTTCCCGCAAGGAGTTTATGATCAACTACCGGGTGCAGCATATCGAGGCGTTGGTGGCAAAGCTGCAAGCCAACGGAGTAACCATTCTCGACGACATTGCCAACTCGGACTACGGCAAATTCGTGCATATCCTCGACGCCGACGGCAACAAGGTGGAGCTCTGGGAGCCCCGCTAGCCGGGCTGGCGGGGGCTAGCAGCGGCCGCGGTACCTTTGAGCGTTGACCCGACCCGCTATGGAAGAAATGTACGTGAGCCAGGAGCTGCCCGACGCGCAGCTGCAGGCGTTTTTGCAGGAAGCTATGCCGGGGCTGACCGTGTTTCCGTGGGCGCTGCTGCTGGGCGAGAAGGCGCCCATGGAGTTTGATTCGAGCAACCCGGTCCATATTTTCTTTGAAGTTCTGCCTGCCGAGGTTCCGGAGTTTGCCTGGCACCTGGCCATTTACCGCACACCTAGCGAGGACGAGGAGGCCCGGGCTTTGTGGCTGGGCCGGCAGCTTGCGGTACGCTTTGGGGCGGCGGTGCTGGTGCCCTTTACCCACCCACAGCAGCCCCAGAGTCCGTTTTACGACATTGTATTCCGGCAGGGAGGGAGCTACCTGGCCGACGACAGTGCAACCGAGTTTGGAGAGCCCGACGCGAAGCCCGTGCGTATTCTGGGCCCGTATGCGTTGCCCGCGGTGGAGTTTGATGCCCTGGGCCGGCGCGTAGGGGCTTCGTGAGGCTGGTTGCTTGTTGGGGCTTTATCGGCGGTGCGGCCACCGGTTACTGCGGCTTGCAGTACTTCCTGCGGACCACTTTGTTTACCAGCGTAATAGACAAGCGGAGCCTGAAAAAATAGCTGGGCGGTCTTTTGTCAGGGAGGAAAACGCTTCGGCTTGTGCTGGAACATCTGAGCTGGTCAGGGGAATGCCATGGCGCGGGCGTGGTAACAAAACTGCAGGACGGGCCGGTTCAGCTTTTGAGTAGCTACCGCCGCTCACTGGTTAAGATGACCAACTTCCTCCGGCCCCGGTCTCTGTCAGGACAAAGTCCGAACGCCCTAGGGCCTCACTGATGAGTTAACCGGAGTTGGTTAACAAAAATGGCCGTTTTAGCGGCGCATCCGCCACGCCACTTCGCGCACTGAATAGCTACGAAAAATTGTCTTATGTGCCATTCTTCGCAATCATCGACGCGCTATCTTCACCCTCGTTGACTTCTTGAGAAAGACTACTATGATTTTCGGCTATGCCCGCGTGAACACCTTCTTCCAGCAGCTGCACCGGCAGACCAATGCCTTGCAGTCCTACAGCTGCCTGAAGGTGGCTCAGGAGAAAGTGTCGTCCGCCAAAGAGCCCTTCGCTCTCCAGCACTTGCTAAACCGACTGCGGCCGGGCGACATGCTTGTGGTCAGGCAACTCGACCGGCTGGGGCGCTCATTCAAAGACCTCGTGACGAAGGTTAGTGGTTTTCAGCAGCAAGGCGTGCAGCACCATTTAAATACAAGCACGGTCTAGGGCCGGCTCCTGTTTGACGCTGGCTGAGTTCGAGCGTGACATGCTCCGTGAGCGTACTCGGGCAGACTACAGGGCTGTTAAAAGAAGCCTGGTCCAAGGCGCAGGCCGCCAAAACGCTGTGCCTACAGCAAGACAAGAACATGGCCGAAATGGGCCAGTTGCTTGGCATCGGCCGCGCCACCATCTACTGCTACCTCGCGCGTTTGAGCGTCCCCACCGGCAGCAATGTCGGGGGTACATCCAAGGCTTAGCGCAGGTTCAGGTTCATTTTGCCAACTAAAGTATCTATGTTATTTACTTTCGGGGCTCATAGCTCGTTGCTGCTGCCGGCCGTAATAACCGGCATCGTGGCCGCGGCCTGGTTGTCGCTGCGCGCACTACGGCGCAGCACCCTGACCGATGCGCTGCTGGCCCTGCTATTGGTTGTGCCCACGCTGAGCATTGCGGAGCAGATGCTGGCCTACGCCGGCTGGTACGACAGCCACGACGGGTACACGACGGCCCTGTTCTACGTGCCCTGGCGGCTCAACCTGCTGCTGGGCCCGCCTATTACCTGTATTTTCGAAGCCTGACCAGCCAGGAATTCCGGCTGTTTCCACGGGCTTGGCGGCACTTGCTACCGGGCCTGCTGCAAGGTGGACTAATAGTTGGGGCGCTGGCCTACGACCTGCTGTGGCTACCCGTCGTACGGCAGCAACCGGTGGCGGTAGGCACCAAAGGCCCGGCCCTGGTGGCGGCGGAAGCCTTTGCCCGCTACCTGGGCTATGCTCAGTACGTGCTGCTGCCGGCCTACTGCTGGCGGGTACTGACCGATTACCAGCGCTACACCCGTTACCTCCACGACAACTTTTCGGATACCGAGCGCCTGCGTTTTGCCGGCCTGCGGCAATTGGTGCTAGTGCAAGTGCTGGCCTTGGTGTTGAGCCAACTTTTTACGCTGATCAACTGGAAGATTGGCCTGAGTGACGCGGCTTCCTGGAATTACTTTTTCCTGCGCGGCTTCCTGCTGTATTGGCTGATTGCCGTCGGCCTGCAAGCCAACTACGCCGCGGCCACCACCCCGCTGCGTTTCGATGCCGCCCCTGACTTACCCATCGCGCCCGAGCCGACGGCTGAAGGGGACCCGGCCCCAGCCGCGCCGGCCACGCC belongs to Hymenobacter cellulosilyticus and includes:
- a CDS encoding DUF4349 domain-containing protein → MRGNNQPDSPEANEPIRVTAAPGTTRKIIYHANVRVKVDDLARANTRMDSLTRAFGAYVSDASERREDGQWEHQMTIRVLPSRFSAMLSRLNGLGTLESKTLGTDDVTAEHADVSARLATKRALEQRYIALLKQAKKVSEMLEIEGKIGEVRADIEATESKLKTLNDQVSYSTINLSYFQVITLKTPDAPVLSFGSRLVQAFYSGWELCTNLLLGLVTTWPLWILVLVVVWSIRVWRRRRAAAEASA
- the murA gene encoding UDP-N-acetylglucosamine 1-carboxyvinyltransferase, with amino-acid sequence MASFEVIGGHPLKGEIVPQGAKNEALQILCAVLLTSEPVTISNIPDIRDVNKLIELLRDMGVKVGKLATDTYRFQADAVNLDYLDSEQFVAQGRALRGSVMILGPMLARFGKCQLPKPGGDKIGRRPMDTHFLGLEKLGGKLTLEGTDFYRIKAENGLRGTYMLLDEASVTGTANIVMAAVLAQGTTTIYNAACEPYLQQLCKMLVRMGAKINGIGSNLLTIEGVESLGGTEHRMLPDMIEIGSFIGLAAMTGSEITIKDCQVPELGIIPDTFRKLGIQLEVRGDDIYVPAQDHYEIATYLDGSILTVSDHTWPGLTPDLLSIVLVVAIQAKGTVLIHQKMFESRLFFVDKLIDMGAQITLCDPHRAIVIGLDKRNALRGISMTSPDIRAGVALLIAALSADGRSVIDNVEQIDRGYQFIDKRLNALGAQIRRL
- a CDS encoding DUF3109 family protein — translated: MIIIQNTVISDDVRDNFFVCNLEACKGACCVEGDLGAPLETHELQILQDEYHKIKPFLTEAGQQAIEQQGLYIKDWEGDYSTTTINDRECAYALYDERGILKCGIEQAYLAGVTTFKKPISCHLYPIRITKYEDFEALNYDRWNICNPACSFGANLGVRIYQFLKEPLVRKYGEEWYEELVTEIETNSPPVNA
- a CDS encoding VOC family protein; its protein translation is MHSLQWSPFQTGSEYFAPSRKEFMINYRVQHIEALVAKLQANGVTILDDIANSDYGKFVHILDADGNKVELWEPR
- a CDS encoding recombinase family protein, with amino-acid sequence MIFGYARVNTFFQQLHRQTNALQSYSCLKVAQEKVSSAKEPFALQHLLNRLRPGDMLVVRQLDRLGRSFKDLVTKVSGFQQQGVQHHLNTSTV
- a CDS encoding helix-turn-helix domain-containing protein: MLPGLLQGGLIVGALAYDLLWLPVVRQQPVAVGTKGPALVAAEAFARYLGYAQYVLLPAYCWRVLTDYQRYTRYLHDNFSDTERLRFAGLRQLVLVQVLALVLSQLFTLINWKIGLSDAASWNYFFLRGFLLYWLIAVGLQANYAAATTPLRFDAAPDLPIAPEPTAEGDPAPAAPATPALPETRLPAAELTPELLVWREKLLALMDEEQPWLEPELTLTEVAKRLRITPGLLSKIINSGCGQNFNDFVNAYRVREAQRLLADPRFAHYSLVGVALESGFNSRSTFNRVFKKMVGQAPSESIRPRS